From Hominilimicola fabiformis, a single genomic window includes:
- a CDS encoding extracellular solute-binding protein yields MKKLLILFLLASVMLSMCSGCTVEKTVESAQAVTVLKVIKPNYISDFTQNIAEFNEANPDIQVKFIDAPTSTEKRHQLYVSALSGKDSSIDIYWINDEWTKEFAEQKYIKALDGEILLDNSRYIIDAQERFSVNDSFYAMPVGMDTDVIFYRSDKIHNVPETWDGIINLCRNSDFGLPIKLGLTTSDIQDMMYNIIEIKEAMGISYAETLNLYKEFIEEYKDIENYTDTIAAFKIGSAAMLMGNSSLWKKLNGDTSAVKGNIMVASLPNKNQFVRSYALAINSNSKNQEAAIRFLDFMNGKEQQRRLSRDTSLIPIIRELYDDEMILDANPHVKGIKQSVQNSSSFATVSINGENLKKLEEALIKFFNNEETSMNTGKIFEDLMQ; encoded by the coding sequence ATGAAAAAATTACTTATTTTGTTTTTGCTTGCTTCTGTGATGTTATCAATGTGTTCAGGATGCACAGTGGAGAAAACAGTGGAATCCGCACAGGCTGTTACTGTTTTAAAAGTAATAAAACCAAACTATATCTCAGATTTCACGCAAAATATAGCTGAATTTAATGAAGCAAACCCAGATATTCAAGTAAAATTTATTGATGCACCCACTTCAACAGAAAAGAGGCATCAGCTATATGTTTCGGCGTTAAGTGGTAAAGACAGTTCAATCGATATATACTGGATTAATGATGAGTGGACTAAGGAGTTTGCTGAGCAGAAATACATAAAGGCTCTTGATGGAGAGATTTTATTAGATAATAGCAGATATATAATTGACGCACAGGAAAGATTTTCTGTTAATGATTCTTTTTATGCTATGCCTGTGGGAATGGATACTGATGTTATATTTTATAGGAGCGATAAGATTCATAACGTTCCTGAAACATGGGACGGAATTATAAATCTTTGCCGTAATTCCGATTTCGGACTACCTATTAAACTGGGACTTACTACCTCAGATATTCAAGATATGATGTATAATATTATAGAAATAAAAGAGGCGATGGGCATAAGCTATGCAGAAACGCTTAATCTATATAAGGAATTTATTGAAGAATACAAAGATATTGAAAATTACACTGATACAATAGCCGCCTTTAAAATTGGCAGTGCAGCGATGTTGATGGGAAACAGCTCTTTATGGAAAAAGCTTAATGGTGATACTTCGGCAGTTAAGGGAAATATAATGGTAGCAAGTCTGCCTAATAAAAATCAATTTGTAAGAAGTTATGCCCTTGCAATAAACTCAAATTCAAAAAATCAAGAGGCAGCAATAAGGTTTCTTGATTTTATGAATGGAAAAGAGCAGCAGAGAAGACTATCAAGAGATACATCGCTTATCCCGATAATAAGAGAACTTTATGACGATGAAATGATATTAGATGCAAATCCACATGTGAAGGGAATAAAGCAAAGTGTACAAAATTCAAGCTCTTTTGCAACAGTAAGTATTAATGGAGAGAATCTAAAAAAGCTGGAGGAAGCACTTATTAAATTCTTTAATAATGAAGAAACGTCAATGAATACAGGAAAAATATTTGAGGATTTGATGCAATAA
- a CDS encoding alpha/beta hydrolase, producing MFNKKFNLLKEATEYGFMPYMETYILDGKKRPIVVIFPGGGYGMVSEREAERIAMAYNAAGFHAAVVYYCVEPHTHPLPIQNAANAVAMLRENAEKWNIDTDKVIVCGFSAGGHLAASLSALWNDSEIFSEHEIELAMHKPNAQILSYPVITSGEFAHKDSFKNLTGTDDESNHLWSSLSLERRITDIIPPTFLWHTYEDICVPVENTLMYAAGLRRVGVPFELHIFEKGEHGLSRVSDELIWSKRKFEREYPWLSLSVDWLNQLF from the coding sequence ATGTTTAATAAGAAATTTAACTTGTTGAAAGAAGCGACAGAATATGGATTTATGCCGTATATGGAAACGTATATTCTGGACGGTAAGAAACGTCCAATAGTTGTGATATTTCCCGGAGGTGGATATGGAATGGTATCTGAGCGTGAGGCAGAGCGTATTGCTATGGCATATAACGCAGCAGGATTCCATGCGGCAGTAGTGTATTATTGTGTTGAACCGCACACACATCCGCTTCCTATACAAAATGCAGCTAATGCAGTTGCCATGCTTAGAGAAAATGCAGAAAAATGGAATATAGATACGGATAAGGTAATTGTATGCGGATTTTCTGCCGGTGGACATCTTGCAGCATCACTAAGTGCCTTGTGGAATGATTCTGAAATATTCAGCGAGCACGAGATTGAGTTAGCAATGCATAAGCCAAATGCTCAAATTTTAAGTTATCCGGTAATAACATCGGGTGAATTTGCTCATAAAGATTCATTTAAAAATCTTACAGGTACAGATGACGAGTCAAATCATCTATGGAGCAGTCTGTCGCTTGAGAGGCGTATTACGGATATAATTCCACCAACGTTTTTATGGCATACATATGAGGATATATGTGTTCCTGTTGAAAATACACTGATGTATGCAGCTGGCTTGAGGAGGGTTGGAGTACCGTTTGAATTACATATATTTGAGAAAGGCGAGCATGGTTTGTCAAGGGTGAGTGATGAGTTAATATGGTCCAAACGAAAGTTTGAAAGAGAGTATCCGTGGTTGAGTCTGTCAGTTGATTGGCTAAATCAGTTGTTTTAA
- a CDS encoding FAD-dependent oxidoreductase → MYDVAVVGGGISGCIAAIAAARYGANVILIERYGFLGGTLTACGTGPMMTFHAGDVQAVQGITDELIERLKAKGLSPGHIFDTTGYTYTVTPFSAEGMKRELETMMTETSVTLLYHSMVCDIEYINGRINSVEVCGKSGKRRIEAKIFVDASGDCDIAFLAGLEPNKGREGDGKCQPMTMNFKVINVDTERVKKYIMNNNDEFPRLEGDLSKVTHAPRLSIGGYVNTLGKAQETGKISFQREDILFFETDRMGEFIVNTTRVINADPTVPEDLTRAEILGRKQAWEVFELLKTEVQGFENAELEFTGPFIGIRGSRQLKGSYTLTADDIVSCRDFDDTIACGGYPIDIHAPEGNDAAMYEKTKLSLEYGDIYHIPYRSLISDNVKNLITVGRCISASFEAQAAIRVSPIAGAVGHGGGVAAGICAVKDINVQDVDVIELRKELKKQGAFI, encoded by the coding sequence ATGTATGATGTTGCGGTAGTCGGCGGTGGAATATCCGGCTGTATAGCGGCAATCGCGGCAGCAAGATATGGAGCAAATGTTATATTGATTGAGAGGTACGGTTTTTTGGGAGGTACCCTTACGGCGTGTGGTACGGGACCTATGATGACTTTTCATGCCGGTGATGTTCAGGCGGTACAGGGCATAACGGATGAACTTATAGAAAGACTGAAGGCTAAAGGACTATCGCCGGGACATATTTTTGACACTACAGGCTATACTTATACAGTTACTCCGTTCTCGGCTGAGGGAATGAAACGAGAGCTGGAGACTATGATGACAGAAACCAGTGTTACGCTTCTCTATCATAGCATGGTTTGCGATATTGAATACATAAACGGCAGAATAAATAGCGTTGAGGTGTGCGGGAAAAGCGGTAAAAGACGTATAGAGGCTAAAATATTTGTTGATGCAAGCGGAGATTGCGACATAGCGTTTCTTGCAGGGCTTGAACCGAACAAGGGACGTGAAGGTGACGGCAAATGTCAACCTATGACGATGAATTTTAAGGTTATTAATGTTGATACTGAACGCGTCAAAAAATATATAATGAATAATAACGATGAATTTCCTCGTCTTGAAGGCGATTTAAGTAAAGTTACTCATGCGCCGAGACTATCTATAGGCGGTTATGTAAACACATTAGGAAAAGCGCAGGAAACAGGCAAGATTTCATTTCAGCGGGAAGACATTTTGTTTTTTGAAACAGACAGAATGGGCGAGTTTATTGTGAATACTACGCGTGTTATCAACGCGGATCCTACCGTTCCGGAGGATTTAACCCGAGCTGAAATTCTCGGAAGAAAACAGGCTTGGGAAGTGTTTGAACTGCTTAAAACAGAGGTGCAGGGATTTGAAAATGCAGAACTTGAATTTACCGGTCCGTTTATAGGGATACGAGGTTCGCGCCAGCTAAAAGGTAGTTATACTCTTACGGCTGATGACATTGTATCTTGCAGAGATTTTGACGATACTATTGCCTGCGGTGGCTATCCGATAGATATTCACGCTCCAGAGGGGAATGACGCCGCAATGTATGAAAAAACAAAGCTTTCGCTGGAATATGGGGATATATATCATATTCCGTACCGTTCGCTCATTTCTGATAATGTAAAAAACCTGATTACAGTCGGACGTTGTATAAGTGCAAGCTTTGAGGCGCAGGCGGCAATACGTGTATCGCCGATTGCAGGAGCGGTAGGTCATGGCGGTGGTGTCGCTGCCGGAATATGCGCTGTAAAGGATATAAATGTGCAGGATGTAGATGTGATTGAGTTAAGAAAAGAACTTAAAAAACAGGGTGCTTTTATATAA
- a CDS encoding polysaccharide lyase 8 family protein codes for MTDFNILRKRYSEVLCGRGHSGKRTADCILRSDERTEQRLAQLDTRIEKAITSNEPGIVNATLKGILDISTSFSQNNSRFYHDENIKNKIFNALNALEKVYNDTIAPQGNWWYWEIGIPLSLNSIFTLMYDYADKSQLKRYMAAERHFNDRIKLTGANRLWESVIFAVRGILLSDSDSIKYAISGIQDVVVITDSGDGFYKDGSFIQHDNIPYNCGYGRSLIQELAPMLYTFKDTEFEIKNTDIINTWVEKSYLPFIYNGRTMDMVRGREISRYYEQSDFACSRILSAMLILTELSEFDILRSVIKTHLTDSFFEYASLFAVELAEGLQEDDNIEPKEIKPYFMAFNSMDRAVKHGNGYTIGLAMHSERTAAFESINDENHNAYHTSDGMLYTYKKNEPQSDFFWQTIDLQRLPGTTVLRGSAVKPNINASGDFTGGCGIGENGVCAMELISDENSLTANKAWFFFDKEVVCLGNGINSTDENETETIIENRLVTDNSRFTVHGSEESEGYLIKGAYLDGSHDVGYYFPEEQEVNILREIRTGDWNNMSIKTDGKSYKGMYLTMWIKHGKKAKDGSYEYIVIPKCNEEEIKDYYRKSGIRVIENSDSIQCVKKNGITGIVFLKDKTHSAGGVSCDKRCVVMTAQNGEELELSVADITHNHDRLYIELDYSAQSVMTKSERINVIQLVPYICMEINMNVAKGEEQHIKFGGVKNV; via the coding sequence ATGACGGATTTTAACATACTAAGAAAACGATATTCGGAGGTTTTATGCGGTAGAGGACACAGCGGCAAAAGAACGGCTGATTGTATACTACGATCAGATGAACGTACAGAACAAAGGCTTGCACAGCTTGATACGCGCATAGAAAAGGCAATCACATCAAACGAGCCGGGAATTGTAAATGCAACGCTGAAGGGAATACTTGACATTTCCACATCATTTTCTCAGAATAACTCGCGATTCTATCATGATGAAAATATAAAAAATAAAATATTTAATGCGCTAAATGCCTTGGAGAAAGTATATAATGACACTATTGCGCCGCAAGGTAACTGGTGGTACTGGGAAATCGGTATACCTCTTAGCCTTAACAGTATTTTCACCTTGATGTATGATTATGCGGACAAGTCGCAGCTCAAACGATATATGGCAGCGGAAAGACATTTTAATGATAGGATAAAGCTTACCGGTGCTAACAGGCTTTGGGAGTCGGTTATTTTTGCCGTTCGCGGAATATTACTTTCAGACAGCGACAGTATAAAGTACGCCATATCTGGCATACAGGACGTAGTGGTTATAACAGACAGCGGTGACGGTTTTTATAAAGACGGTTCATTTATTCAGCATGATAATATACCGTATAATTGTGGATATGGACGCTCGCTTATACAGGAGCTTGCGCCGATGCTCTATACTTTCAAAGATACGGAATTTGAAATCAAAAATACAGATATAATTAATACTTGGGTTGAAAAATCCTATCTTCCTTTTATATATAACGGCAGAACTATGGACATGGTTCGTGGCAGAGAAATCTCGCGTTATTATGAGCAAAGTGATTTTGCCTGTTCACGCATACTCTCGGCAATGCTTATATTAACGGAGTTATCCGAATTTGATATACTTAGAAGTGTGATTAAAACTCACCTTACGGACAGCTTTTTTGAATATGCTTCGTTATTTGCGGTGGAGCTTGCGGAAGGCTTGCAAGAAGATGACAATATAGAACCTAAAGAAATCAAACCGTATTTTATGGCATTTAATAGTATGGACAGAGCCGTAAAGCACGGAAACGGTTATACAATCGGTCTTGCTATGCACTCAGAACGCACGGCAGCATTTGAGTCAATAAACGATGAAAATCATAATGCTTATCATACCTCGGACGGTATGCTATATACATATAAAAAGAATGAGCCGCAATCGGATTTTTTCTGGCAGACAATAGATTTACAGCGTTTGCCTGGCACGACTGTTTTACGCGGGTCAGCAGTAAAACCGAACATCAATGCCTCGGGTGATTTTACGGGCGGATGCGGGATAGGAGAAAATGGCGTATGTGCGATGGAGCTTATTTCAGACGAAAACAGTCTGACAGCAAATAAAGCGTGGTTTTTCTTTGATAAGGAAGTGGTTTGCCTTGGAAACGGTATAAACAGCACAGACGAAAACGAAACTGAGACAATAATCGAAAACCGACTTGTAACGGATAATTCGAGATTTACGGTACACGGAAGCGAAGAAAGTGAGGGTTATCTCATAAAAGGAGCATACCTTGACGGCAGCCATGATGTTGGATATTATTTTCCGGAGGAACAGGAGGTAAATATTCTGCGAGAGATACGTACCGGAGACTGGAATAATATGAGCATAAAAACAGACGGTAAGAGCTATAAGGGTATGTACCTTACAATGTGGATTAAGCATGGGAAAAAGGCAAAAGACGGCTCTTACGAGTATATAGTTATTCCTAAATGCAATGAAGAGGAAATAAAAGATTACTACAGAAAAAGCGGAATAAGAGTAATAGAAAATTCCGACTCAATACAGTGCGTGAAAAAGAATGGTATAACAGGCATTGTGTTTTTAAAGGATAAGACTCACAGCGCGGGTGGAGTGAGCTGTGATAAGCGCTGTGTTGTAATGACAGCACAGAACGGCGAGGAACTTGAGCTTTCGGTGGCTGATATAACTCATAATCATGATAGACTTTACATAGAGCTTGACTACAGCGCCCAAAGTGTGATGACCAAGAGTGAACGTATAAATGTAATACAGCTTGTTCCATATATATGCATGGAGATTAATATGAATGTAGCGAAAGGTGAGGAACAGCATATAAAATTCGGAGGTGTTAAAAATGTATGA
- a CDS encoding response regulator, translating into MNVKLLICDDEKIIREGLASLDWNTRGIEVVGTAKNGEVAFELFQKMLPDIVISDIKMPTKDGIWLSEQIHKISPNTKIIFLTGYNDFEYAQSAINNGVCQYLLKPIDEFELYKIVDKLTKEIHLEQQKAEKEIELRKTLRNSRYFLLNYLFNRAQYGILDFELFEISKKTAAMTTFVIRLDTDSTNYGMNFMIFEALIEHLPKTINFIPFFSNSDLVFICCFNEPEGESEQKLFSCCENLGDFIDTEFNVNYNIGIGIFTSEISELEASYTSALQALDYSDRLGQGNIIYINDIEPKSQLSAYQSKLIETYIKALKNNDEKQSKKSVKELFDVMERSDMNLYNQQRRCMSLILSISDALYDIDCDPTILFKNTDAWSLIRKTQSPAELKTFVENITDVIISYIESVQKQKAANIITQVKALVEKNYARDASLETVASQVFISPCYLSVIFKKETNITFKNYLIQTRIEKAKELLEKTDLKIYDIAEKVGYNNTRYFSELFQRICGKTPSQYRASHNPSMPQDI; encoded by the coding sequence ATGAATGTAAAGTTGTTAATTTGTGACGATGAGAAGATAATACGTGAAGGACTTGCTTCACTGGATTGGAATACCAGAGGTATTGAGGTAGTAGGAACAGCAAAAAATGGTGAGGTAGCATTTGAGCTTTTTCAGAAAATGCTTCCCGATATTGTTATATCAGATATAAAAATGCCAACAAAAGACGGCATATGGCTTTCAGAACAAATTCATAAAATTTCGCCTAATACAAAAATTATATTTCTTACAGGATACAATGATTTTGAATATGCACAAAGTGCTATTAATAACGGCGTATGTCAATATCTTTTAAAACCGATAGATGAATTTGAACTTTATAAAATAGTTGACAAATTAACAAAAGAAATACACCTTGAGCAACAAAAAGCAGAAAAAGAAATTGAATTACGCAAAACGCTTAGAAATAGCCGTTATTTTCTATTGAATTATTTATTTAATCGTGCACAATACGGTATTCTTGATTTTGAACTATTTGAGATATCTAAAAAAACTGCGGCAATGACGACATTTGTAATACGTCTTGATACAGACAGTACCAACTACGGAATGAATTTTATGATTTTTGAGGCACTAATCGAACATCTTCCTAAAACAATAAACTTTATTCCCTTTTTTAGTAATTCGGACCTCGTATTTATTTGCTGCTTTAACGAACCGGAAGGAGAATCCGAGCAAAAACTTTTCTCTTGTTGTGAGAATTTGGGAGACTTTATTGATACTGAATTTAACGTTAATTATAATATAGGAATAGGTATCTTTACTTCGGAAATATCCGAACTTGAGGCAAGCTATACCTCTGCATTGCAAGCACTCGATTACAGTGACAGACTTGGACAAGGAAACATTATTTATATTAATGATATTGAACCAAAATCACAGCTTTCGGCATATCAGTCAAAACTGATAGAAACCTACATAAAAGCACTTAAAAACAACGACGAAAAGCAAAGCAAAAAAAGCGTCAAGGAGCTTTTCGACGTTATGGAACGTTCTGATATGAATCTTTATAATCAGCAGCGACGCTGTATGTCACTTATTCTTTCAATTTCAGATGCACTCTATGATATTGACTGCGATCCAACAATCCTCTTTAAAAATACGGATGCGTGGTCATTAATCAGAAAAACTCAATCTCCTGCAGAACTTAAAACCTTTGTTGAAAATATTACAGATGTTATAATATCATATATTGAAAGTGTTCAAAAACAAAAGGCTGCAAATATAATAACTCAAGTAAAGGCTCTGGTCGAAAAAAATTATGCAAGGGATGCCTCGCTTGAAACGGTTGCTTCGCAAGTGTTTATTTCACCTTGCTATTTAAGCGTTATATTTAAAAAGGAAACTAATATAACTTTCAAAAATTATCTCATACAGACAAGAATTGAAAAGGCCAAAGAACTTCTTGAAAAAACTGATTTAAAAATATATGATATTGCCGAAAAAGTAGGATACAACAACACCCGCTATTTCAGTGAGTTATTTCAGCGTATCTGTGGTAAAACTCCATCGCAGTATAGAGCGAGTCACAATCCATCTATGCCTCAAGACATATAG
- a CDS encoding glycoside hydrolase family 125 protein: protein MHIPKIITEHIAQYCDKLNTYPRIRSMYEACYLSTLKTALELCEDNTYFVLTGDIPAMWLRDSAAQITHYVPLSHDGEVSKIIEGVIRRQLMYIQIDPYANAFNRIPDRNGHTEDIPTNNPWVFERKYEVDSLCYPIRILYLYWKHSGNTEIIKQELEATVKTILTVWKNEQHHYEKSLYSFSRPNGTVQDRLSDKPLAYTGMTWSGFRPSDDCCSFGYLTASNMFAAVVLGYMAEMLNDVCKNKSLSDECIVLKSEIDRGIKEFAVCNHKKHGEIYACETDGLGNYSLFDDANIPSLLSIPYIGYESRDCEIYKNTRKFILSCDNPYYYEGSAAEGIGSPHTPTGYIWHLSLIMQALTSDNASEIRSILNTLSSTNDNTNHMHESFCADNPSLYTRPWFTWPDSLFAELVENCIDNEII, encoded by the coding sequence ATGCACATACCGAAAATAATAACAGAGCATATAGCTCAATATTGCGATAAGCTGAACACTTATCCAAGAATTCGCAGCATGTATGAAGCATGTTATTTGAGCACATTAAAAACGGCTCTTGAACTGTGCGAGGACAACACATATTTTGTTCTTACGGGCGATATTCCTGCCATGTGGCTTCGTGATAGCGCTGCGCAGATTACGCATTATGTACCACTTTCGCATGACGGAGAGGTGTCAAAGATAATAGAGGGCGTCATACGGCGTCAGCTTATGTACATACAGATTGATCCTTATGCAAACGCTTTTAATCGTATTCCTGACAGAAATGGTCACACTGAAGATATTCCCACAAATAATCCGTGGGTATTCGAGCGAAAATACGAGGTTGACTCATTGTGTTATCCTATACGCATCTTATATCTCTATTGGAAGCATTCCGGCAATACTGAAATTATCAAGCAGGAGCTTGAGGCGACTGTAAAAACTATATTAACTGTTTGGAAAAACGAACAGCACCATTATGAAAAGTCGCTTTATAGTTTTTCACGTCCTAACGGAACCGTACAAGACAGGCTTTCCGATAAGCCTCTTGCCTATACAGGCATGACATGGTCAGGTTTTCGTCCGAGTGACGACTGCTGTTCTTTTGGGTATCTTACTGCGTCAAATATGTTTGCTGCTGTAGTTCTCGGATATATGGCTGAGATGTTAAATGACGTGTGCAAAAATAAAAGTCTTTCTGATGAATGTATTGTACTTAAATCGGAGATTGACAGAGGTATAAAGGAGTTCGCGGTCTGTAATCACAAAAAACACGGAGAAATATATGCTTGTGAAACGGACGGACTGGGTAATTATTCCCTTTTTGACGACGCAAACATTCCAAGTCTGCTTTCTATTCCCTATATAGGCTACGAAAGCCGAGACTGTGAGATATACAAAAATACACGTAAATTCATATTGAGCTGTGATAATCCGTACTATTATGAGGGCAGCGCAGCTGAAGGCATAGGCTCACCTCATACGCCCACCGGATACATATGGCATCTTTCGCTTATTATGCAAGCGTTGACATCAGATAATGCTTCTGAGATACGCTCCATACTTAACACTCTATCATCTACAAATGATAACACAAATCATATGCACGAGAGTTTTTGCGCCGACAATCCATCTCTATATACGCGACCATGGTTTACATGGCCTGATTCTCTCTTTGCTGAACTGGTGGAAAACTGTATTGATAATGAAATTATTTAA
- a CDS encoding cache domain-containing sensor histidine kinase yields MSEKFNNMSFRTKLLLSYIAVIILCIIIFGLTVFSSISRRFENETTDNNAQITGLAVNNMTNTMNNIEQILYSVQANSTIEKMLTASNPPSPYEEIAAIEQELSKIDPLKATVSRLSLYIENRTSYPSPFDSNVTASVYSKNEVWYKNTKELNGSTYWCVMDSSDANGLLCVARAFIDTRTHKILGIIRADVNLSQFTNDIAHISMNNTGKLFLVYENHIINTWNDSYINNFVNENEFFKAISADSDKPQLVQINKEKHIINHSRLKDSSLILVRASKLDDFNSDIHIIEKSMITTGIIALLVALIFIFIFTRWLTAPITKLIKHMERFENNYERIPIEITSHDEMGKLGESYNSMLNTIDSLITDVEDLYKKQKIFELKALQAQINPHFLYNTLDSIHWMARAHHAPDISKMVSALGTFFRHSLNKGNEYTTIENELNQISSYVSIQKIRFEDKFDVVYDIDENLLHCTIVKLTIQPLVENSIIHGFDEIEEGGMITIRVYSEDDYIFIEVADNGCGTDTDELNKAVTRELDYSEPIEKYGLTNVNLRIQLYFDKTCGLSFKTNETGGVTATIKIKRKEHEYKTIDL; encoded by the coding sequence ATGTCTGAAAAGTTCAATAATATGTCATTTCGTACAAAATTGTTGCTTTCATATATTGCGGTTATTATATTATGTATCATTATTTTTGGTTTAACCGTATTTTCGAGCATTTCAAGAAGATTTGAAAATGAAACAACTGACAATAACGCACAGATAACAGGCCTCGCTGTCAATAATATGACAAATACCATGAATAATATTGAGCAAATTCTGTATAGTGTTCAAGCCAATTCGACAATTGAAAAAATGCTGACTGCGTCCAATCCTCCGTCTCCTTATGAAGAAATTGCCGCCATAGAACAAGAACTTTCAAAAATAGACCCCTTAAAAGCAACAGTATCACGTCTTAGTCTATATATTGAAAACCGTACATCATACCCATCTCCGTTTGATTCGAATGTGACCGCTTCCGTTTATTCCAAAAATGAGGTATGGTATAAAAACACAAAGGAACTGAACGGAAGCACATACTGGTGCGTTATGGATTCCTCTGATGCCAATGGCTTGTTGTGCGTTGCTCGTGCGTTTATAGATACGAGAACCCATAAAATACTCGGAATAATCCGTGCAGATGTTAATCTTTCGCAATTTACAAATGATATTGCACATATAAGTATGAACAATACAGGTAAGCTTTTTTTGGTATATGAAAATCACATAATAAACACGTGGAATGATAGCTACATAAACAACTTTGTAAACGAAAATGAATTTTTTAAAGCAATAAGTGCTGATTCCGATAAGCCTCAGCTTGTTCAGATAAACAAAGAAAAACATATTATAAACCATAGCCGGCTCAAGGACAGCTCTCTTATCCTTGTACGTGCTTCAAAACTTGATGATTTTAACAGTGATATACATATAATCGAAAAATCAATGATAACTACAGGAATTATAGCATTACTTGTCGCTCTAATATTCATTTTTATTTTTACACGTTGGCTTACAGCTCCTATAACAAAGCTTATAAAGCATATGGAACGCTTTGAAAATAACTATGAGCGTATACCGATAGAAATAACCTCTCATGACGAGATGGGCAAACTGGGTGAGTCCTACAACTCTATGCTCAACACCATAGATTCTCTCATAACCGATGTTGAAGATTTATATAAAAAACAAAAGATATTTGAACTTAAGGCTTTGCAAGCTCAAATTAACCCTCACTTTTTATACAATACCCTTGACTCAATTCATTGGATGGCACGTGCTCATCATGCACCGGATATAAGTAAAATGGTGTCCGCATTGGGAACTTTTTTCCGCCATTCTCTTAATAAAGGCAACGAATATACTACAATAGAAAACGAATTAAATCAAATATCAAGCTATGTATCTATACAAAAGATACGCTTTGAGGATAAATTTGACGTTGTATATGACATTGACGAAAATCTTCTGCACTGTACAATCGTAAAATTAACAATTCAGCCTCTTGTTGAAAATTCTATCATCCATGGTTTTGATGAAATTGAAGAAGGCGGTATGATAACAATACGCGTCTATTCTGAAGATGATTATATATTTATTGAGGTAGCAGACAATGGCTGCGGCACTGATACAGATGAGTTAAATAAAGCCGTTACTCGTGAATTGGACTACAGCGAACCAATCGAAAAATACGGGCTTACAAATGTAAATCTGAGAATTCAGCTATATTTTGATAAAACCTGTGGCTTATCGTTTAAAACCAATGAAACAGGTGGTGTAACAGCCACAATTAAAATAAAACGAAAAGAACACGAATATAAAACTATTGATTTATAA